From a single Nicotiana tomentosiformis chromosome 2, ASM39032v3, whole genome shotgun sequence genomic region:
- the LOC104092231 gene encoding vacuolar protein sorting-associated protein 52 A-like isoform X3, protein METLLSGFQGEIGSISSDIKILQEKSMDMGLRLKNRKVAESKLAKFVEDIIVPPRMIDIIVDGEVNEEYMRTLEILSKKLKYSDADLMVKTSKALKDVQPELERLRQKAVSKVFDFMVQKLYALRKPKTNIQILQQSVLLKYKYILSFLKEHGKEVYLEVRAAYTDTMNKVLSAQFRAYIQALEKLQLDIATSNDLIGVETRSTGLFLRGREPLKNRSAVFALGERINILKEIDEPPLIPHIAEASSKKYPYEVLFRSLHKLLMDTTSSEYLFCDDFFGEQTMFYDIFAGTGGPFSVIDEHFGTFLLNSFDAIGLMLMIRIIHQHQLVMSRRRIPCLDSYLDKVNIALWPRFKMVFDLHLNSLRNANIRTLWEDDVHPHYVIRRYAEFTASLIHLNVEYGDGQLELNLERLRMTVDDLLVKLAQMFAKQKQQTVFLINNYDMIISVLKEAGPDGGKIQQHFEELLKNNTSIFVEELLLEHFSDLIKFVKTRGSEDPSIGTERSITIAEVEPIVKDFASRWKAAIELMHNDVITSFSNFLCGMDILRAALTQLLLYYTRLSDCIKRINSGSTLNKDLVSISSIMYEIRKYSRTF, encoded by the exons ATGGAGACTCTTCTCAGTGGATTTCAG GGAGAGATAGGTTCTATAAGTTCAGATATCAAAATTCTCCAAGAGAAGTCTATGGATATGGGACTGAGGCTGAAGAATCGCAAG GTGGCAGAGTCAAAGCTAGCAAAGTTTGTCGAGGATATTATTGTTCCTCCAAGGATGATAGACATAATTGTTGATGGAGAG GTTAATGAGGAATACATGAGGACCcttgaaattttgagtaaaaagCTGAAGTATTCGGATGCAGATCTCATGGTTAAAACATCAAAAGCTCTGAAAGATGTTCAGCCTGAACTAGAAAGACTTAGGCAGAAAGCGGTCTCCAAG GTGTTTGATTTCATGGTTCAGAAGCTATACGCTTTAAGGAAACCCAAAACTAATATTCAGATCCTTCAGCAGAGTGTCCTTCTAAAATATAA GTATATCCTTTCCTTTCTCAAGGAGCATGGCAAGGAGGTGTATCTTGAGGTTCGAGCTGCATACACTGACACAATGAACAAG GTTCTGAGTGCACAGTTCCGCGCTTATATTCAAGCTTTAGAAAAGCTTCAGTTAGATATAGCAACATCTAATGATCTGATAGGTGTCGAGACCAGAAGCACAGGTCTTTTCTTGAGGGGAAGAGAACCATTGAAGAACAGGTCTGCAGTTTTTGCTCTTGGAGAAAGGATAAACATTCTCAAG GAGATTGATGAGCCTCCATTAATTCCACATATCGCTGAAGCCAGCTCAAAAAAATATCCGTATGAGGTCCTTTTCAGGAGTTTGCACAAGCTGCTCATGGATACTACTTCTTCGGA GTACCTTTTCTGTGATGATTTCTTTGGAGAGCAGACCATGTTTTATGATATATTTGCTGGTACGGGAG GCCCATTTTCAGTAATTGATGAGCATTTCGGTACATTCCTTCTCAATAGTTTTGATGCAATTGGCTTAATGCTCATGATTCGCATCATACACCAGCACCAG CTTGTAATGTCCAGACGCCGAATTCCATGCCTGGATTCATACTTAGACAAG GTCAATATTGCTTTATGGCCACGTTTCAAGATGGTCTTTGACTTGCACCTCAACAGCCTGCGAAATGCCAATATCAGGACTCTCTGGGAAGATGATGTTCACCCACATTATGTCATAAGGCGCTATGCTGAGTTTACTGCCTCCCTTATTCACCTTAATGTAGAATATGGAGATGGGCAG CTTGAACTGAATCTGGAGAGACTCAGAATGACTGTTGATGACTTGCTTGTCAAGCTAGCACAAATGTTCGCTAAACAAAAGCAGCAAACTGTATTCCTTATAAACAACTATGACATGATAATATCGGTTCTGAAG GAAGCTGGTCCAGATGGTGGGAAGATCCAGCAGCACTTTGAAGAGCTTCTAAAGAATAACACATCCATATTCGTG GAAGAATTGCTTTTGGAGCATTTTAGCGATCTTATCAAGTTTGTAAAGACGAGAGGGT CTGAGGATCCAAGTATTGGCACTGAAAGGTCTATAACTATTGCTGAAGTCGAACCGATTGTAAAGGACTTTGCAAGCAGATGGAAAGCTGCAATTGAACTTATGCACAATGATGTCATTACTTCTTTCAGCAATTTCCTGTGTGGAATGGACATTCTAAGAGCTGCATTAACTCAACTTCTTCTTTATTatacgaggctttcagattgTATAAAGAGGATAAATAGTGGGTCTACCTTGAACAAAGATCTTGTTTCAATTTCATCGATAATGTATGAGATCAGAAAATACTCAAGGACTTTCTAG
- the LOC104092231 gene encoding vacuolar protein sorting-associated protein 52 A-like isoform X2, with protein sequence MAEVAGNTSGNANNGQKFFLDLGSFVGDLNIDDETASADISLEGLEEELQECKTDDVVANILSKGTTLREYAKGVEHNLRQVELDSIQDYIKESDNLVSLHDQIRDCDIILTQMETLLSGFQGEIGSISSDIKILQEKSMDMGLRLKNRKVAESKLAKFVEDIIVPPRMIDIIVDGEVNEEYMRTLEILSKKLKYSDADLMVKTSKALKDVQPELERLRQKAVSKVFDFMVQKLYALRKPKTNIQILQQSVLLKYKYILSFLKEHGKEVYLEVRAAYTDTMNKVLSAQFRAYIQALEKLQLDIATSNDLIGVETRSTGLFLRGREPLKNRSAVFALGERINILKEIDEPPLIPHIAEASSKKYPYEVLFRSLHKLLMDTTSSEYLFCDDFFGEQTMFYDIFAGPFSVIDEHFGTFLLNSFDAIGLMLMIRIIHQHQLVMSRRRIPCLDSYLDKVNIALWPRFKMVFDLHLNSLRNANIRTLWEDDVHPHYVIRRYAEFTASLIHLNVEYGDGQLELNLERLRMTVDDLLVKLAQMFAKQKQQTVFLINNYDMIISVLKEAGPDGGKIQQHFEELLKNNTSIFVEELLLEHFSDLIKFVKTRGSEDPSIGTERSITIAEVEPIVKDFASRWKAAIELMHNDVITSFSNFLCGMDILRAALTQLLLYYTRLSDCIKRINSGSTLNKDLVSISSIMYEIRKYSRTF encoded by the exons ATGGCGGAGGTGGCTGGCAACACATCG GGCAATGCGAATAATGGGCAGAAATTTTTCTTGGATTTGGGATCCTTTGTTGGCGATTTGAATATTGATGATGAAACTGCCAG CGCTGATATATCCCTTGAGGGGCTTGAGGAAGAGTTACAGGAATGTAAAACTGATGAT GTTGTTGCAAACATACTTTCTAAAGGTACAACGTTGCGGGAATACGCTAAAGGCGTTGAACACAATTTGCGGCAAGTTGAATTGGATTCTATCCAG GATTACATAAAGGAAAGTGATAATCTAGTCTCACTTCATGATCAAATTCGTGATTGCGACATCATTCTTACCCAAATGGAGACTCTTCTCAGTGGATTTCAG GGAGAGATAGGTTCTATAAGTTCAGATATCAAAATTCTCCAAGAGAAGTCTATGGATATGGGACTGAGGCTGAAGAATCGCAAG GTGGCAGAGTCAAAGCTAGCAAAGTTTGTCGAGGATATTATTGTTCCTCCAAGGATGATAGACATAATTGTTGATGGAGAG GTTAATGAGGAATACATGAGGACCcttgaaattttgagtaaaaagCTGAAGTATTCGGATGCAGATCTCATGGTTAAAACATCAAAAGCTCTGAAAGATGTTCAGCCTGAACTAGAAAGACTTAGGCAGAAAGCGGTCTCCAAG GTGTTTGATTTCATGGTTCAGAAGCTATACGCTTTAAGGAAACCCAAAACTAATATTCAGATCCTTCAGCAGAGTGTCCTTCTAAAATATAA GTATATCCTTTCCTTTCTCAAGGAGCATGGCAAGGAGGTGTATCTTGAGGTTCGAGCTGCATACACTGACACAATGAACAAG GTTCTGAGTGCACAGTTCCGCGCTTATATTCAAGCTTTAGAAAAGCTTCAGTTAGATATAGCAACATCTAATGATCTGATAGGTGTCGAGACCAGAAGCACAGGTCTTTTCTTGAGGGGAAGAGAACCATTGAAGAACAGGTCTGCAGTTTTTGCTCTTGGAGAAAGGATAAACATTCTCAAG GAGATTGATGAGCCTCCATTAATTCCACATATCGCTGAAGCCAGCTCAAAAAAATATCCGTATGAGGTCCTTTTCAGGAGTTTGCACAAGCTGCTCATGGATACTACTTCTTCGGA GTACCTTTTCTGTGATGATTTCTTTGGAGAGCAGACCATGTTTTATGATATATTTGCTG GCCCATTTTCAGTAATTGATGAGCATTTCGGTACATTCCTTCTCAATAGTTTTGATGCAATTGGCTTAATGCTCATGATTCGCATCATACACCAGCACCAG CTTGTAATGTCCAGACGCCGAATTCCATGCCTGGATTCATACTTAGACAAG GTCAATATTGCTTTATGGCCACGTTTCAAGATGGTCTTTGACTTGCACCTCAACAGCCTGCGAAATGCCAATATCAGGACTCTCTGGGAAGATGATGTTCACCCACATTATGTCATAAGGCGCTATGCTGAGTTTACTGCCTCCCTTATTCACCTTAATGTAGAATATGGAGATGGGCAG CTTGAACTGAATCTGGAGAGACTCAGAATGACTGTTGATGACTTGCTTGTCAAGCTAGCACAAATGTTCGCTAAACAAAAGCAGCAAACTGTATTCCTTATAAACAACTATGACATGATAATATCGGTTCTGAAG GAAGCTGGTCCAGATGGTGGGAAGATCCAGCAGCACTTTGAAGAGCTTCTAAAGAATAACACATCCATATTCGTG GAAGAATTGCTTTTGGAGCATTTTAGCGATCTTATCAAGTTTGTAAAGACGAGAGGGT CTGAGGATCCAAGTATTGGCACTGAAAGGTCTATAACTATTGCTGAAGTCGAACCGATTGTAAAGGACTTTGCAAGCAGATGGAAAGCTGCAATTGAACTTATGCACAATGATGTCATTACTTCTTTCAGCAATTTCCTGTGTGGAATGGACATTCTAAGAGCTGCATTAACTCAACTTCTTCTTTATTatacgaggctttcagattgTATAAAGAGGATAAATAGTGGGTCTACCTTGAACAAAGATCTTGTTTCAATTTCATCGATAATGTATGAGATCAGAAAATACTCAAGGACTTTCTAG
- the LOC138906817 gene encoding uncharacterized protein — MKLEYLKKEVKKIDKIIEEHKVEWNKFGCSIMMDKWTARNGKMIINVLVNSPRGSVFLESYDASNSSTDGSKMYSLFRKTIDKIGKENVVQVVTDNASENISAGKMMEAMYPHIYWTPCAAHYINLMFGDIFKENPYASVFTKAVKIYSYISQRPLLLNLMRKFTNERNLVRPAKTRFATAFLTLHSFYLQKKNLRKLVLSNEWKDNRYAKEAAGKETAKVLISPSFWNDVVRALKVGGPLIRVLRMVDGERKPPMGYLYEAMDRAEETIEASFEGDVRKYGKVFEIIDSRWSDQLHRPLHAADHLLNPGLFYKNTREDTLDSEV; from the exons ATGAAGTTAGAGTATCTTAAAAAAGAGGTGAAGAAGATAGATAAAATTATTGAGGAGCATAAAGTGGAATGGAACAAGTTTGGATGTtccattatgatggataaatggacCGCACGGAATGGAAAAATGATCATAAATGTGTTGGTGAACTCTCCAAGAGGGAGTGTTTTTCTTGAATCTTACGATGCTAGCAACTCTTCTACGGATGGAAGCAAAATGTACAGCTTGTTTAGAAAGACTATTGATAAAATTGGAAAGGAAAATGTTGTACAAGTTGTTACAGATAATGCTAGTGAGAATATTAGTGCGGGTAAGATGATGGAAGCTATGTATCCACACATTTATTGGACTCCATGTGCTGCCCATTATATCAACTTGATGTTTGGTGACATATTCAAGGAAAACCCATATGCTTCAG TTTTCACTAAGGCCGTCAAGATATATTCTTACATCAGTCAGAGGCCgttgttgttgaatttgatgaGGAAATTCACAAATGAAAGAAATTTGGTGAGGCCGGCCAAGACTAGATTTGCAACGGCTTTCTTGACTTTGCATAGTTTTTACTTGCAAAAGAAAAACTTGAGAAAGCTAGTTCTTTCAAATGAATGGAAAGATAATAGATATGCAAAGGAAGCTGCGGGGAAAGAAACTGCGAAAGTTCTTATTTCTCCATCATTCTGGAATGACGTCGTTCGGGCTCTTAAAGTTGGTGGTCCTTTGATTAGGGTGCTTCGTATGGTGGATGGGGAGAGAAAACCACCAATGGGCTATCTTTATGAAGCTATGGATAGAGCCGAAGAGACTATTGAAGCGTCATTTGAGGGAGATGTTAGGAAATATGGGAAAGTTTTTGAGATTATTGATAGCAGGTGGTCGGATCAACTCCATCGACCTTTGCATGCAGCAGACCATCTTCTGAACCCGGGATTATTTTACAAGAATACTAGAGAAGACACTTTGGATTCAGAGGTGTAG
- the LOC104092231 gene encoding vacuolar protein sorting-associated protein 52 A-like isoform X1, with protein sequence MAEVAGNTSGNANNGQKFFLDLGSFVGDLNIDDETASADISLEGLEEELQECKTDDVVANILSKGTTLREYAKGVEHNLRQVELDSIQDYIKESDNLVSLHDQIRDCDIILTQMETLLSGFQGEIGSISSDIKILQEKSMDMGLRLKNRKVAESKLAKFVEDIIVPPRMIDIIVDGEVNEEYMRTLEILSKKLKYSDADLMVKTSKALKDVQPELERLRQKAVSKVFDFMVQKLYALRKPKTNIQILQQSVLLKYKYILSFLKEHGKEVYLEVRAAYTDTMNKVLSAQFRAYIQALEKLQLDIATSNDLIGVETRSTGLFLRGREPLKNRSAVFALGERINILKEIDEPPLIPHIAEASSKKYPYEVLFRSLHKLLMDTTSSEYLFCDDFFGEQTMFYDIFAGTGGPFSVIDEHFGTFLLNSFDAIGLMLMIRIIHQHQLVMSRRRIPCLDSYLDKVNIALWPRFKMVFDLHLNSLRNANIRTLWEDDVHPHYVIRRYAEFTASLIHLNVEYGDGQLELNLERLRMTVDDLLVKLAQMFAKQKQQTVFLINNYDMIISVLKEAGPDGGKIQQHFEELLKNNTSIFVEELLLEHFSDLIKFVKTRGSEDPSIGTERSITIAEVEPIVKDFASRWKAAIELMHNDVITSFSNFLCGMDILRAALTQLLLYYTRLSDCIKRINSGSTLNKDLVSISSIMYEIRKYSRTF encoded by the exons ATGGCGGAGGTGGCTGGCAACACATCG GGCAATGCGAATAATGGGCAGAAATTTTTCTTGGATTTGGGATCCTTTGTTGGCGATTTGAATATTGATGATGAAACTGCCAG CGCTGATATATCCCTTGAGGGGCTTGAGGAAGAGTTACAGGAATGTAAAACTGATGAT GTTGTTGCAAACATACTTTCTAAAGGTACAACGTTGCGGGAATACGCTAAAGGCGTTGAACACAATTTGCGGCAAGTTGAATTGGATTCTATCCAG GATTACATAAAGGAAAGTGATAATCTAGTCTCACTTCATGATCAAATTCGTGATTGCGACATCATTCTTACCCAAATGGAGACTCTTCTCAGTGGATTTCAG GGAGAGATAGGTTCTATAAGTTCAGATATCAAAATTCTCCAAGAGAAGTCTATGGATATGGGACTGAGGCTGAAGAATCGCAAG GTGGCAGAGTCAAAGCTAGCAAAGTTTGTCGAGGATATTATTGTTCCTCCAAGGATGATAGACATAATTGTTGATGGAGAG GTTAATGAGGAATACATGAGGACCcttgaaattttgagtaaaaagCTGAAGTATTCGGATGCAGATCTCATGGTTAAAACATCAAAAGCTCTGAAAGATGTTCAGCCTGAACTAGAAAGACTTAGGCAGAAAGCGGTCTCCAAG GTGTTTGATTTCATGGTTCAGAAGCTATACGCTTTAAGGAAACCCAAAACTAATATTCAGATCCTTCAGCAGAGTGTCCTTCTAAAATATAA GTATATCCTTTCCTTTCTCAAGGAGCATGGCAAGGAGGTGTATCTTGAGGTTCGAGCTGCATACACTGACACAATGAACAAG GTTCTGAGTGCACAGTTCCGCGCTTATATTCAAGCTTTAGAAAAGCTTCAGTTAGATATAGCAACATCTAATGATCTGATAGGTGTCGAGACCAGAAGCACAGGTCTTTTCTTGAGGGGAAGAGAACCATTGAAGAACAGGTCTGCAGTTTTTGCTCTTGGAGAAAGGATAAACATTCTCAAG GAGATTGATGAGCCTCCATTAATTCCACATATCGCTGAAGCCAGCTCAAAAAAATATCCGTATGAGGTCCTTTTCAGGAGTTTGCACAAGCTGCTCATGGATACTACTTCTTCGGA GTACCTTTTCTGTGATGATTTCTTTGGAGAGCAGACCATGTTTTATGATATATTTGCTGGTACGGGAG GCCCATTTTCAGTAATTGATGAGCATTTCGGTACATTCCTTCTCAATAGTTTTGATGCAATTGGCTTAATGCTCATGATTCGCATCATACACCAGCACCAG CTTGTAATGTCCAGACGCCGAATTCCATGCCTGGATTCATACTTAGACAAG GTCAATATTGCTTTATGGCCACGTTTCAAGATGGTCTTTGACTTGCACCTCAACAGCCTGCGAAATGCCAATATCAGGACTCTCTGGGAAGATGATGTTCACCCACATTATGTCATAAGGCGCTATGCTGAGTTTACTGCCTCCCTTATTCACCTTAATGTAGAATATGGAGATGGGCAG CTTGAACTGAATCTGGAGAGACTCAGAATGACTGTTGATGACTTGCTTGTCAAGCTAGCACAAATGTTCGCTAAACAAAAGCAGCAAACTGTATTCCTTATAAACAACTATGACATGATAATATCGGTTCTGAAG GAAGCTGGTCCAGATGGTGGGAAGATCCAGCAGCACTTTGAAGAGCTTCTAAAGAATAACACATCCATATTCGTG GAAGAATTGCTTTTGGAGCATTTTAGCGATCTTATCAAGTTTGTAAAGACGAGAGGGT CTGAGGATCCAAGTATTGGCACTGAAAGGTCTATAACTATTGCTGAAGTCGAACCGATTGTAAAGGACTTTGCAAGCAGATGGAAAGCTGCAATTGAACTTATGCACAATGATGTCATTACTTCTTTCAGCAATTTCCTGTGTGGAATGGACATTCTAAGAGCTGCATTAACTCAACTTCTTCTTTATTatacgaggctttcagattgTATAAAGAGGATAAATAGTGGGTCTACCTTGAACAAAGATCTTGTTTCAATTTCATCGATAATGTATGAGATCAGAAAATACTCAAGGACTTTCTAG